aTCAGTTTTTCTGACTGTAAATTTCTGTAATCATAGGTTCGCAAGCTCTTGTTATTTTTCAGTTTGAGAAAGTTAAAAGATAAATGTCTTCAGAGACATTTCACCAATTTTGAGGTTGGATGCCCTATGAGTAAGGCTAGAAATGCTGTTACTGAGGGCAGCAATGTAATAATTGATGACGGGGAAGATGAACAAAATGCAGAGGCCAATTTCTCTGGTGACTCCATTAACAACTATTGAATCAGTAATGATAGGTTTGTGAGTGCTTCTGCAGGAAATGGGCTTAAATTGGGCCATGAGTCTGGGCCGCTAGTTTCAAATGAGCAGGTTGGGGACccaatgggagtgagaagatttttTTATGATATCCGGTTTGTAACAAGAAATGCAATGCGAATTGAGCATAATGTGGATATTGATCCTATGTCAGTTGTTATGACCAACAATCTTGGGCATGCCACTCCAAGCAAGGCTGATCATATCACTACTGGAATGATTTCTGGGCTAGAAGACAAGTGGAATGAGCAAAATGGTTTTGGGATGCAAATCTCATCTGAGTACCCTTGTTTATATCAGTCTATTTCACCCGTGCATTCTAGCAAGTCCAAATTTGAAGAAAATTCTTTGGTTAATAGTCAGCATCAGCTGTCAATGGAGTCACAAAACttgaatatttttaattcaacaaCTTGTGGCGATGCAACCATTAGTAGCGCTCTTACTGCTTTACCTTATTACACTGATGCCTCTGTCCTTAATTATAGGCACTCATCATTGCTTGAATGTACTCTTCACAACAGTATATTTCCTTGCCTTGAAAACGAATCATTATCATCATATATGGAGTCGAAATGTACTAGCAGATCTGGGATCATCAGTTCTGGTTTATCTGCTAATGTTCCAAATGTTCTGTCACGTTGTCCTGTTCCATACCAGTACTCTGACAGGGCCGGTATGCCTTTCCCAGGGCCCAAATATTCTAAAAACATGGTGAGAGTGTCCTATGAGTATGAAGGCTCCAAGGGCTTTTCTGTTCCAAATCCCTCTTCAGATCCTTTTCTCTTGTCAGAAAGTGGAAATAATGAAAGAACGGGTAAGGGTGCATCTTTTTCCTACAATTCCAGTATGCTTGATTGTAGGTGTCCTGTTGCTTCACAAGacaaacatgaacataaactcaTGCACGTAGAAAACAATGAAGCTTTTGCAGACTGCCATGAAGACAAATTAATGGACCTGGATATCTGTCCTTACTCAGAAAACATGTATTCGGTTTGTCAGAAGAAGAAAGTAAGTGTATTTTCTCGCTTGGCCTTGCCTCCAAAAATATGTGAACAAGGTAATGGTAACCAAATTCAACATGATGAATGCAGTACGGATTCATCAGTGGATAAATTGTGTGAACTTCTTCATTTTGAAAACAATGAAGCATTTGTGGGTGATGTTCCTGTGTTGAAAAAGGGTAAATCTAGAAGCATAGACTATGAGGATGACTCATCAATGCAACTTTCAGAGAAAATGTATTCCGTTTgt
The sequence above is a segment of the Hevea brasiliensis isolate MT/VB/25A 57/8 chromosome 11, ASM3005281v1, whole genome shotgun sequence genome. Coding sequences within it:
- the LOC110672353 gene encoding uncharacterized protein LOC110672353 codes for the protein MGVRRFFYDIRFVTRNAMRIEHNVDIDPMSVVMTNNLGHATPSKADHITTGMISGLEDKWNEQNGFGMQISSEYPCLYQSISPVHSSKSKFEENSLVNSQHQLSMESQNLNIFNSTTCGDATISSALTALPYYTDASVLNYRHSSLLECTLHNSIFPCLENESLSSYMESKCTSRSGIISSGLSANVPNVLSRCPVPYQYSDRAGMPFPGPKYSKNMVRVSYEYEGSKGFSVPNPSSDPFLLSESGNNERTGKGASFSYNSSMLDCRCPVASQDKHEHKLMHVENNEAFADCHEDKLMDLDICPYSENMYSVCQKKKVSVFSRLALPPKICEQGNGNQIQHDECSTDSSVDKLCELLHFENNEAFVGDVPVLKKGKSRSIDYEDDSSMQLSEKMYSVCQKKRKSVFSRLSFAPKVCEQGNGTPVQHHECDMDSSMDEVMTMLNQSHCKWVRREKCFKQMTSDLTKKIRRNVDSSWRRGPNRRTDTFCGFQTSQ